TCGTGCCGCAACAGGCATAGATGAGGTGTTGCAAATAATCACGGTGCGATTGATCAGCGGCTCGTTAGTGTGCGGATCCGTGAGATGTGGGAAGGTACGCAGAACTTCGACAACCTCTCCGGCTCTCTCTCCGCATGCGACAATAACGACGATATCAACAGAAGAGTATTTAGAGAGATGGTGTTGTAGAACTGTTTTTCCAGCTCCAAACGGACCAGGAGAGCAGAAAGTTCCGCCTTTAAGCACAGGGAAGCCCGTATCGATGATACGCATCCCGGTATCCATCATCTTTGTCGGCTTCACTTTTTCGCCTTCAGAAAGCGGCATCTTTACAGGCCACTTCTGCACCATCGTGAAAGAGTGCTCTCCACCCTTCTCATCGACAGCTTTTGCGATGACAGTATCTATCGAATAAGAGCCGGGCTTGATCACCCAAGTCACCGTGTATACACCATACAGTGCAAAGGGAACCATGATCTGATGGTGGAATCTGCCCTCCATTGTGAATCCGAGATAATCCCCGCGAACCACAGTGTCGCCAACTTTCACCGATGGGTGGTAGTCCCAGTGCCTGTTTCTATCTAGAGGAGGCATGTAGACGCCTCTTGAGAGAAAGAGGCCCGTTGCATCTGCCACCTTCTCAAGAGGATTTTGTAATCCATCCAGAATAGAGGTCAAAAGACCCGGACCGAGTTCTGCTTCCAGAAGGTGTCCAGTAAATTCAACAGGCGTACCCAGGTGTATTCCGCGGGTATCTTCAAAAACCTGGATCTTGGCTTCGTTCCCCACGATCTCGATCACTTCCGCTTTCAGACCCACTTCGCCAAGGCGGATGACTGCCACCTCTCCCTGCCGAATATCTCCCTGAAACACCACGTGTAAAAGGTTGCCAAATGCCTTAACTACTTTTCCAGATGCTAGCTCTCGCGTCATTCTATGAACCTATTATCCAGTTTTAAGTGATTCCAGAATCATCTTTCCTCTAACTTCGTCGAGCTCATTCCAATGCTCAACAATCATTAGCTGCGCCATATAGGCTAAAATCCAGTCGATTGAAAAAAGTGGACGCTCGACCATCTCTTCAATCTTCTTGAAGCGCCAAGTCGCAAATACTTTATACCTCTGCCAGGGATCTGGGCCGCACGATAGAATCAGCTCCTTAAGCTCTTGCCACTCTACAGGAGGCTCATAAACGGGAGCATCCTTCTGAGCGAGTATCTGCGCTGCAAGGGTGTTTGAGAAATCTTCAAACTGCAACTCATGGACAATGTCCCGACCTAGCTCCTTTGCACGCAGAGCTGCCATCACAAGCCTCCAGTCGTGTTCAAAAGCTAAATACTTGCGAAGAAAACCCTTCTGCTTGGGCGTCTCTTCAGCAAAAAACTTTGAGAGGAGCCCAAAAAAGTGCTTAAGCCGCTCCGTTACGGTCTCATACTGATCGAGAAAATCAAAAACGTAAGAGGGAAGAATATTGTGAATAAGAAGAGCTTCATCCAGCTCCTGCTCATCTAGATTCCCCCGTAAATCGATCGGCTCCTCAAGCAGCAGCGAGCGGATGTTTTGAAGATCGACAATTCGTCTTAACACGACAGTCTTCTCGAGATCCTCTTTAGAGAGATTGATCTCGAGCCTGGCTTTAAGCTCTTCAAAGGTAACCTCAGGCTTCTCACCTAAAACGAGAGGAGGAAGAGAGGCTGCTACAAAGTAGTAATTTCCCATACGCTATTTCTTGTGTCCAGAAACGCCTTCAAAAAAAGTCTCTCGGAAATCTTTCCGAATGTAGCCCGCAATCAACTCATATAGTGCTGTATCGGACAGATCAAGGGTGATGTTCTCTTTTTTAAGTTTCACCTCAACACCCCCACCAATTTGGGAGATGAGAACGCTCTTCTCCTTCAACCTCTCTAAAATCTCTTTTGCGAGTAGAGCGTTGACCTCCTTTGCAGGAATAGAAGAAGCGATGAAAGCGGAGAGGTCGGTCTCTTTACCCTCTTTCTCTATCGCCTTGATGACTGCAGAGATAAGATTTGCAAGCACTTGAGGATTTTGCAGGGGTTTGGAGAGCTGGTGTGACAGCTCGCGATTGAAGAGCTTCTCTTCGATGGTCTGTCTTAGAAACTGCAAGGTCTGCTTGCTAGCCTGATTTAAAGCTGATTGAAAAGTCGCCTGCTCGCGTACAAGCTTCTCTTTCCCTTCATCTAAAAGAAGAGAGGCTTGTTTCTTGGCATGAGCAATAATCTTCTCAGCCTCTTCTCGCGCTCTAAGAACGATCTCTTCCGCTTCTAGTAATGCTGGCTCAAGAGTCTCTTTTCTAAGAGCATCGCAGATCTTCTTCACCTTCTCTTTACCGGATTCTATACCCTTCATGGATCATCCCAAGATTAAAAAAATTATCGATCTTCGCCATAACTTATTGCCCGCACTCGCATATTTTTCAATGCAATTTCAGAAAAGCAAGAAAAAATTGCACGAAAGTCCCAGCTTGTGACATAAAGCTTATCTAAACACTCAACTCACACACTACTGGCTGGATGATGAAAAAGTCTATCGCAACACTGCTGGTCCTTCTCCTCACCATGCACCCTCTATACTCCACCGATCCACTTACTCAACACCAAAAAAATACAGACGCCCTTTATCGTCAAGGAGCCGGGGCTGAAGATGGCGGCTACTCGGCTATCTCCCTTTCAATGTTTGGCTGGGGTGTAGGTCTCGTTGCCGGAATCGCAGTCCTAGCTGCAGTCCTCCATCAGAGCAAATCGGGCCACA
Above is a genomic segment from Chlamydiales bacterium containing:
- a CDS encoding V-type ATP synthase subunit A, giving the protein MTRELASGKVVKAFGNLLHVVFQGDIRQGEVAVIRLGEVGLKAEVIEIVGNEAKIQVFEDTRGIHLGTPVEFTGHLLEAELGPGLLTSILDGLQNPLEKVADATGLFLSRGVYMPPLDRNRHWDYHPSVKVGDTVVRGDYLGFTMEGRFHHQIMVPFALYGVYTVTWVIKPGSYSIDTVIAKAVDEKGGEHSFTMVQKWPVKMPLSEGEKVKPTKMMDTGMRIIDTGFPVLKGGTFCSPGPFGAGKTVLQHHLSKYSSVDIVVIVACGERAGEVVEVLRTFPHLTDPHTNEPLINRTVIICNTSSMPVAAREASIYMGATIAEYYRQMGLDVLLLADSTSRWAQAMREMSGRLEEIPGEEAFPAYLSSRIAAFYERAGVLLMKHGKKGSLTIGGAVSPAGGNFEEPVTQATLSVVGAFLGLSRARSDARRYPAIDPLISWSKYIDVVAAELGQRVEGWDRMVKIAAKILREGDEIGKRMEVVGEAGISLNDMLTYLKSELFEFCYLQQNAFDKEDTYSPLERQIPLFKLVSRIFEIPFDFDNHDQARNFFLELQNEIKNTNFMPFKSEHYRNTFANAEKRVESVKRKDHEKDL
- a CDS encoding DUF2764 family protein, with the translated sequence MGNYYFVAASLPPLVLGEKPEVTFEELKARLEINLSKEDLEKTVVLRRIVDLQNIRSLLLEEPIDLRGNLDEQELDEALLIHNILPSYVFDFLDQYETVTERLKHFFGLLSKFFAEETPKQKGFLRKYLAFEHDWRLVMAALRAKELGRDIVHELQFEDFSNTLAAQILAQKDAPVYEPPVEWQELKELILSCGPDPWQRYKVFATWRFKKIEEMVERPLFSIDWILAYMAQLMIVEHWNELDEVRGKMILESLKTG
- a CDS encoding V-type ATP synthase subunit E; this translates as MKGIESGKEKVKKICDALRKETLEPALLEAEEIVLRAREEAEKIIAHAKKQASLLLDEGKEKLVREQATFQSALNQASKQTLQFLRQTIEEKLFNRELSHQLSKPLQNPQVLANLISAVIKAIEKEGKETDLSAFIASSIPAKEVNALLAKEILERLKEKSVLISQIGGGVEVKLKKENITLDLSDTALYELIAGYIRKDFRETFFEGVSGHKK